In Nitrospirota bacterium, the following are encoded in one genomic region:
- a CDS encoding pitrilysin family protein, with protein sequence MAFRSRIAGSLPLLSISVLIALVSVSLIHPAPTGAVEPKEFVLANGLKVLIAEVPKAPVATIQIWYKVGSRNEVMGRAGLSHMLEHMMFKGTPRHAKGVFSRTIRKNGGNDNAFTSQDFTGYFENLAADRVELALEMEADRLRGLLLDDKEFQLEREVVKEERRLRTEDDPQSFLVESLFAQAFMVHPYHWPIIGWFSDLNAMTREDLKRHYDTYYVPNNATLVVVGDVKADALLPTIKRLFEPIPARPVPPPQIPAEPEQRGERRIIVKREAQLPFVMVGYRVPNYTDADSYPLTILESILSSGKSSRLYRSLVYEQKKALAVGAEYSLLQADPELFYFFAVVKPGEKVEDVEQALYGEIEKIKAEPPTAAELQRVKNQIEASHIFGQDSNFRLAMLWAQAESIGAGWRHADRFLERIRNVTAEDVQRVARRYFAEDARTVGILLPVPPKDSTAMMSEAR encoded by the coding sequence ATGGCCTTTCGTTCACGCATCGCCGGGTCGCTCCCGCTCCTGTCCATCTCCGTGCTCATCGCGCTTGTCAGCGTCTCCCTGATCCACCCGGCGCCGACGGGGGCGGTCGAGCCCAAGGAATTCGTCCTCGCGAACGGGCTCAAGGTCCTGATCGCCGAAGTCCCCAAGGCGCCGGTCGCCACGATCCAGATCTGGTACAAGGTCGGCTCGCGGAACGAGGTCATGGGGCGCGCCGGCCTGTCCCACATGCTGGAGCACATGATGTTCAAGGGGACCCCCAGGCACGCCAAGGGGGTGTTCTCCCGGACGATCCGTAAGAACGGGGGGAACGACAACGCCTTCACCAGCCAGGACTTCACCGGCTATTTCGAGAACCTGGCGGCCGACCGGGTCGAGCTGGCGCTGGAGATGGAAGCGGACCGGCTCCGCGGCCTGCTCCTGGACGACAAGGAGTTCCAGCTGGAGCGGGAGGTCGTCAAGGAAGAGCGGCGGCTGCGGACCGAGGACGACCCGCAGTCCTTCCTGGTCGAATCGCTGTTCGCCCAGGCCTTCATGGTCCACCCCTACCACTGGCCGATCATCGGGTGGTTCTCCGACCTGAACGCGATGACGCGGGAGGACCTCAAGCGCCACTACGACACCTACTACGTTCCGAACAACGCGACGCTGGTCGTGGTCGGAGACGTCAAGGCCGACGCGCTGCTGCCCACGATCAAGCGGCTGTTCGAGCCGATCCCGGCCCGGCCCGTGCCGCCGCCGCAGATTCCGGCCGAGCCGGAACAGCGGGGCGAGCGGCGCATCATCGTGAAGCGCGAGGCCCAGCTCCCGTTCGTGATGGTCGGGTATCGCGTGCCGAACTATACGGACGCGGACTCCTATCCGCTGACGATCCTGGAATCGATCCTCTCTTCCGGCAAGAGCTCGCGCCTCTACCGGAGCCTCGTCTACGAACAGAAGAAGGCGCTGGCCGTCGGCGCCGAGTACAGCCTGCTCCAGGCCGACCCCGAGCTCTTCTACTTCTTCGCGGTCGTGAAGCCGGGCGAGAAGGTGGAGGACGTGGAGCAGGCCCTCTACGGGGAAATCGAGAAGATCAAGGCGGAGCCGCCGACGGCCGCCGAGCTCCAGCGCGTCAAGAACCAGATCGAGGCCTCCCACATTTTCGGGCAGGACTCCAACTTCCGCCTGGCCATGCTGTGGGCTCAGGCCGAGTCCATCGGGGCCGGCTGGCGACACGCAGACCGCTTCCTGGAGCGGATCCGGAACGTGACGGCGGAGGACGTGCAGCGGGTGGCCCGTCGCTATTTCGCCGAGGACGCCCGCACGGTCGGCATCCTCCTCCCCGTCCCGCCCAAAGACTCGACCGCGATGATGAGCGAGGCCCGCTGA
- the nadB gene encoding L-aspartate oxidase translates to MRLPEADFLVIGSGVAGLRAAIELSRHGRVLILTKGHPLESSSIYAQGGVAVALSEEDDVTIHFADTIKAGHGLCRREAVRTLVEEGPDRIQELIAWGAQFDKIGGKFAFAREAAHSRSRILRARGDATGNEMVRVLMAQARRCKRIRWLERHFTVDLVVVEGRCRGAVVLDEAAGVRFVLPALAVLLATGGAGQVYARTTNPPSATGDGLAMAFRAGAVLEDMEFVQFHPTALYLPSSPPFLLSEAIRGEGGRLRNIKGELFMRRYHPAGALAPRDIVARAIWSEMAATRSRHVYLDVTHLDAEFIKRRFPTIYSTCLRYDIDITEEWIPVSPSAHYLMGGVKTDTDGATSLPGLFAAGEVACSGVHGANRLASNSLLEGLVFGARAAVAASAFAHRAGRLPARVPSLSELDGGPLEILKEADKLRSSLRRVMWGKVGIVRTRESLVSATAQLSRWARLVDRPFGSRLDLEVKNLVQVAHCIAEAALWRENSVGAHYRADFPDSRRPGWNQHSRLEPAELVSGSDRRRTPAASSRAAAGKR, encoded by the coding sequence TTGCGCCTGCCTGAAGCTGATTTCCTGGTCATCGGGAGCGGGGTCGCCGGGTTGCGCGCGGCCATCGAGCTCAGCCGGCACGGTCGCGTCCTCATCCTGACCAAGGGCCATCCCCTGGAGAGCAGCTCCATCTACGCCCAGGGCGGGGTGGCGGTCGCATTGAGCGAGGAGGACGACGTCACCATCCATTTTGCGGACACGATCAAGGCCGGGCACGGGCTGTGCCGGCGCGAGGCCGTCCGGACCCTGGTGGAAGAAGGACCGGACCGCATCCAGGAGCTGATCGCTTGGGGGGCCCAGTTCGACAAGATCGGGGGCAAGTTCGCGTTCGCGCGCGAAGCCGCTCACAGCCGCAGCCGGATCCTCCGCGCGCGCGGCGACGCGACGGGCAACGAGATGGTCCGGGTGCTGATGGCGCAGGCCCGCCGCTGCAAGCGGATTCGGTGGCTCGAGCGGCACTTCACGGTGGACTTGGTCGTGGTCGAGGGCCGGTGCCGGGGTGCCGTGGTGCTCGATGAGGCGGCCGGCGTCCGGTTCGTCCTGCCGGCCCTGGCCGTGCTGCTGGCGACTGGCGGAGCCGGGCAGGTCTACGCCAGGACGACGAATCCGCCCAGCGCCACGGGCGACGGCCTGGCGATGGCGTTCCGGGCCGGAGCCGTGCTGGAGGACATGGAGTTCGTCCAATTCCATCCGACGGCCCTCTATCTGCCGTCGAGTCCGCCGTTCCTGCTGTCCGAGGCGATCCGCGGGGAAGGCGGCCGGCTGCGGAACATCAAAGGGGAGCTGTTCATGCGCCGGTACCATCCGGCCGGGGCGCTGGCGCCGCGGGACATCGTGGCCCGGGCCATCTGGTCCGAGATGGCGGCCACCCGCTCCCGGCACGTCTATCTGGACGTCACCCACCTGGACGCGGAGTTCATCAAGCGGCGCTTCCCGACGATCTACTCCACCTGCCTCCGCTACGACATCGACATCACGGAAGAGTGGATTCCGGTCTCACCCAGCGCGCACTACCTGATGGGCGGGGTCAAGACCGACACCGACGGAGCCACCAGCCTGCCCGGTCTGTTCGCGGCCGGCGAGGTGGCCTGCAGCGGGGTGCACGGAGCCAACCGGCTGGCCAGCAATTCGCTCCTCGAAGGGCTGGTGTTCGGGGCGCGGGCCGCCGTGGCCGCGTCGGCCTTTGCCCATCGGGCCGGCCGGCTTCCCGCCCGCGTGCCGTCCCTGTCGGAATTGGACGGCGGTCCGCTGGAAATCCTGAAGGAGGCCGACAAGCTCCGGAGCTCGCTGCGTCGGGTGATGTGGGGCAAGGTGGGAATCGTCCGGACCCGCGAGTCTCTGGTCAGCGCGACCGCACAGCTGTCGCGCTGGGCGCGGCTGGTGGACCGGCCGTTTGGCTCACGCCTCGACCTGGAGGTCAAGAATCTCGTGCAGGTGGCCCATTGCATTGCGGAGGCGGCGCTCTGGCGGGAGAACAGCGTCGGCGCGCACTATCGGGCGGATTTTCCGGACAGCCGCCGTCCCGGGTGGAATCAGCACAGCCGGCTGGAGCCGGCGGAACTGGTCAGCGGGTCGGATCGGCGGCGAACGCCAGCGGCGTCGAGCCGGGCCGCCGCGGGGAAACGGTGA
- the atpF gene encoding F0F1 ATP synthase subunit B, protein MPQFESQFFSSLIFWEVVSFGILLWVLYKYAFPPILETLETRERKIRESLEQAERHRAEAERQMREYEAKLQAASKEAEAVIAQARERAQRLLEENEQRLQAEAERIKGDAQREIDHERRKAVQEIRNQTTELALLVAEKVVERSLSDADHRRLAEEALQAVAGSHRDR, encoded by the coding sequence ATGCCACAATTTGAGTCGCAGTTCTTCTCCTCGCTGATCTTCTGGGAGGTCGTCTCCTTCGGCATCCTCCTGTGGGTATTGTACAAGTACGCCTTCCCGCCGATCCTGGAGACGCTGGAGACGCGCGAGCGCAAAATCCGGGAGAGTTTGGAGCAGGCCGAGCGGCACCGCGCCGAGGCGGAGCGCCAGATGCGCGAGTACGAGGCCAAGCTGCAGGCGGCCTCGAAGGAGGCCGAGGCGGTGATCGCGCAGGCGCGGGAGCGGGCGCAACGGTTGCTGGAGGAGAACGAGCAGCGTCTCCAGGCCGAGGCCGAGCGGATCAAGGGGGACGCCCAGCGCGAGATCGACCACGAGCGTCGCAAGGCGGTCCAGGAGATCCGCAATCAGACCACCGAGTTGGCCCTGCTGGTGGCGGAGAAGGTGGTGGAGCGGAGCTTGAGCGATGCGGACCACCGCCGCCTCGCCGAAGAAGCCCTGCAGGCGGTCGCCGGCAGCCACCGGGACAGGTGA
- a CDS encoding AtpZ/AtpI family protein — protein MPPSSDPFYAGLGQAVRIGTELLASLIVGGGLGWLTDTYLFASSPWGLVVGLILGLAAGIRGAYRAAQRWPQ, from the coding sequence ATGCCGCCCTCGAGCGATCCGTTCTATGCGGGGTTGGGGCAGGCGGTCCGGATCGGGACCGAGTTGCTGGCCTCGTTGATCGTCGGAGGCGGGCTCGGCTGGCTGACGGATACCTACCTGTTTGCCTCGTCGCCCTGGGGCCTCGTGGTGGGGTTGATCCTGGGCCTGGCGGCGGGGATCCGGGGCGCTTATCGGGCGGCCCAGCGCTGGCCGCAATAG
- a CDS encoding F0F1 ATP synthase subunit A — protein sequence MESPLHPFELHQLLHISLFGFDLSINKAVIMMWVVVGLAAFLLIRGGAARRLVPGKLQSLAELLVDFIRGIILDTMGKDGMRFFPFVATLFVFILFCNLLGLIPGSYTVTSQIVVTGAFALTVYAMSVVLGFLLHGVKFLGILVPPGTPGWLLPLMMPIELISQLARPISLAVRLFANMTAGHVILGVLFGLAITGGLLIGWLPFAFTIAMNALEVGIAFIQAYIFTVLTCVYLGDAMHLHGHDAHAH from the coding sequence ATGGAAAGTCCGTTACACCCGTTTGAGCTCCACCAGTTGCTCCACATCTCTCTGTTCGGCTTTGACCTGTCCATCAACAAGGCCGTGATCATGATGTGGGTGGTGGTCGGGCTGGCGGCGTTCCTGCTGATCAGGGGCGGCGCGGCGCGGCGGCTGGTGCCCGGGAAGCTTCAGAGTTTGGCCGAGCTGCTGGTGGATTTCATCCGCGGCATCATCCTGGACACGATGGGGAAGGATGGGATGCGGTTCTTCCCGTTCGTGGCGACGCTCTTCGTGTTCATCCTCTTCTGCAACCTGCTCGGGCTGATTCCCGGCTCCTACACGGTCACCAGCCAGATCGTGGTCACCGGGGCGTTTGCCCTGACCGTCTACGCGATGAGCGTGGTGCTGGGCTTTCTGCTCCACGGCGTGAAATTTCTGGGAATCCTGGTGCCGCCGGGCACGCCCGGCTGGCTGCTGCCCCTGATGATGCCGATCGAGCTGATCAGCCAGCTTGCCCGGCCGATCTCGCTGGCGGTCCGGCTCTTCGCGAACATGACGGCGGGACACGTGATTCTGGGCGTGCTCTTCGGCCTCGCCATCACGGGCGGGCTCCTGATCGGGTGGCTGCCGTTCGCGTTCACGATCGCGATGAACGCGCTCGAAGTCGGCATCGCCTTCATCCAGGCCTACATCTTCACGGTGCTCACGTGCGTGTATCTGGGAGACGCGATGCACCTGCACGGGCATGACGCGCATGCGCATTAA
- a CDS encoding AURKAIP1/COX24 domain-containing protein yields the protein MSSVLKKRRKKMRKHKHKKLRRKQKFLRRRQ from the coding sequence ATGTCCAGCGTGCTCAAGAAGCGCAGAAAAAAGATGCGCAAGCACAAGCACAAGAAACTGCGCCGGAAGCAGAAGTTCCTGCGCCGCCGGCAGTAA
- a CDS encoding lytic transglycosylase domain-containing protein, whose product MVVAMPDGRLKRIARRAGLTAASLAVLAPCLIGVPSSARAGDLYRYVDANGTIHFTNVPTDARYKRIRKDAMLPRLGFVRRPLSPNRWEGAIARQARLHRLDPALVRAVIKAESDFDPSVVSRAGAMGLMQLMPDTALALNVRNPYDPEQNISGGVRHLRYLVDRFNGNLPLALAAYNAGENRVERHRALPPIQETRDYVSKVLRLYRDFRRDEAGPMALLSSLTVSPRRPGSTPLAFAADPTR is encoded by the coding sequence ATGGTCGTGGCCATGCCGGATGGAAGGCTCAAACGGATCGCGCGAAGGGCCGGGCTGACGGCGGCCTCCCTGGCCGTCCTGGCCCCCTGCCTGATCGGAGTTCCCTCGTCGGCCCGGGCGGGAGACCTCTACCGTTACGTGGATGCGAACGGGACGATCCACTTCACCAACGTTCCGACCGACGCGCGGTACAAGCGGATCCGCAAGGACGCGATGCTGCCTCGCCTCGGCTTCGTCCGCCGTCCGCTTTCGCCGAACCGGTGGGAGGGCGCGATCGCGCGGCAGGCCCGGCTCCACCGTCTCGACCCGGCCCTGGTCCGGGCCGTCATCAAGGCCGAGTCCGACTTCGACCCGTCCGTCGTGTCGCGGGCCGGGGCCATGGGCCTCATGCAACTCATGCCCGACACCGCGCTGGCCCTGAACGTCCGCAATCCCTACGACCCGGAGCAGAACATCAGCGGCGGCGTCCGCCACCTGCGCTACCTGGTGGACCGGTTCAACGGCAACCTCCCGCTCGCCCTGGCCGCCTACAACGCGGGCGAGAACCGGGTCGAACGGCACCGGGCGCTCCCGCCCATCCAGGAGACGCGGGACTACGTGAGCAAGGTGCTCCGCCTCTACCGGGACTTCCGCCGCGACGAGGCCGGCCCCATGGCCCTGCTGAGCTCCCTCACCGTTTCCCCGCGGCGGCCCGGCTCGACGCCGCTGGCGTTCGCCGCCGATCCGACCCGCTGA
- a CDS encoding pitrilysin family protein, with translation MARNQRAACSTRKAARLLVSLLLTLSCFAFRTESAQAAEIKPVRFVEPNGLTVLVLEQHYVPIVQIQALVKAGSAQDQAEKAGLANLVASLLDEGTATRTAEQIAEQIELVGGSLAARATDDFTTVSARVLKKDTELGFELLADVLQRPSFPEKELERVRSQILGEIQSEKDEPTTIAAKAFDQLVFADHPYRWPVNGMEETLPKIARADLQQFFAEEYVPNQTILAIVGDVTLEQARGLVAKHFGAWKRGDRPARATGHPRPIDKPVVRLIDKDLTQATILLGHLGISRTNPDFYAVTVMNYILGAGGFSSRLMDSIRDNQGLAYGVNSTFNASLMPGSFMVSLQTRNETANQAIAGVLKELHGIRNGPVTDEELADAKAYLIGSFPLRLDSTAKLADVLSLVEFYNLGLDYFAEYPRWIERVTKEDVLRVAKQYIHPDHYALVVVGNLSKAKVNNKP, from the coding sequence ATGGCCCGCAACCAGCGCGCAGCATGCAGCACGCGGAAGGCGGCCCGTCTGCTGGTCAGCCTGCTCCTGACCCTCTCTTGCTTCGCGTTCCGAACTGAATCGGCCCAGGCCGCCGAGATCAAGCCCGTCCGGTTCGTGGAGCCGAACGGGCTGACCGTGCTGGTCCTGGAGCAGCACTACGTCCCGATCGTCCAGATCCAGGCGCTGGTCAAGGCCGGATCGGCCCAGGATCAGGCCGAGAAGGCCGGCTTGGCCAACCTCGTCGCGAGTCTGCTGGACGAGGGCACCGCCACGCGGACGGCCGAGCAGATCGCCGAGCAGATCGAGCTCGTCGGCGGCTCGCTGGCCGCCAGGGCCACCGACGATTTCACGACCGTCTCGGCCCGGGTGCTCAAGAAGGACACGGAGCTGGGGTTCGAGCTGCTGGCCGACGTGCTGCAGCGCCCCTCCTTTCCGGAGAAGGAGCTGGAGCGGGTCCGCAGCCAGATCCTCGGCGAGATCCAGAGCGAGAAGGACGAGCCGACCACGATCGCGGCCAAGGCGTTCGACCAGCTCGTGTTCGCGGACCATCCCTACCGCTGGCCGGTGAACGGCATGGAGGAGACCCTGCCGAAGATCGCCAGGGCCGATCTCCAGCAGTTCTTCGCCGAGGAATACGTGCCGAACCAGACGATCCTGGCGATCGTGGGGGACGTCACGCTGGAGCAGGCGCGCGGGCTCGTGGCCAAGCACTTCGGCGCCTGGAAGCGGGGGGACAGGCCGGCGCGCGCGACCGGCCATCCCCGGCCGATCGACAAACCGGTCGTCCGGCTCATCGACAAAGACCTGACACAGGCGACGATTCTGCTCGGCCACCTCGGCATCAGCCGCACGAACCCGGACTTCTACGCGGTGACGGTCATGAACTACATCCTGGGCGCCGGCGGGTTTTCCTCGCGCCTCATGGATTCGATCCGCGACAACCAGGGCTTGGCCTACGGCGTGAACAGCACGTTCAACGCGAGCCTCATGCCGGGCTCCTTCATGGTGAGCCTCCAGACCAGGAACGAGACGGCCAACCAGGCCATCGCCGGCGTGCTGAAGGAGCTGCACGGCATCCGCAACGGTCCGGTCACGGACGAGGAGCTGGCGGACGCGAAGGCCTACCTGATCGGGAGCTTCCCCCTCCGCCTGGACTCCACCGCCAAGCTGGCCGACGTGCTGAGCCTGGTGGAGTTCTACAACCTCGGGCTCGACTACTTCGCCGAGTATCCCCGCTGGATCGAGCGGGTCACGAAGGAGGACGTCCTGCGGGTCGCCAAACAGTACATCCATCCCGACCACTACGCCCTCGTCGTGGTCGGGAACCTCAGCAAGGCGAAAGTCAACAACAAACCGTGA
- the atpE gene encoding ATP synthase F0 subunit C has translation MDSAASALLGMGLAAAGFAGAGVGIGYIFGKMIEAVARQPEAEGRVGKYMWIGFALVEAIALYGLVIAFIIMGLRK, from the coding sequence ATGGATTCCGCAGCATCGGCACTGTTGGGCATGGGATTGGCGGCGGCGGGCTTCGCCGGCGCCGGCGTGGGGATCGGTTACATCTTCGGCAAGATGATCGAGGCGGTGGCGCGTCAGCCGGAGGCGGAGGGGCGGGTCGGCAAGTACATGTGGATCGGCTTCGCGCTGGTCGAGGCGATCGCCCTGTACGGGCTGGTCATCGCGTTCATCATCATGGGGCTCCGCAAATAA
- a CDS encoding aminotransferase class IV gives MWVYLNDRFVDRKAAVISVFDHGFLYGDGVYETLRSYDGRLFRLDQHLARLFRSARAIGLTIPIGERDWPTILNEAIRRNGLQDAHVRITVSRGEGEIGLDPALCPHPTVVVIAKPLPTYPARFYEEGVELAIASVRRNPAAALPPQIKSLNFLNNILAKREATRSGAFDALMLNVEGHLAECTTSNLFFVRDGRLCTPAGDCGILDGITREVVLLLARENGMPTEEGRYPAEALGRAQECFLTNTSMEIMPVRAINRHPVGSGKPGPLTLGLRSLFRANVSRFLSPA, from the coding sequence ATGTGGGTGTACCTGAACGATCGGTTCGTGGACCGGAAGGCGGCCGTGATCTCGGTCTTCGACCACGGGTTCCTGTACGGGGACGGAGTCTACGAGACCCTCCGCTCCTACGACGGCCGGTTGTTCAGGCTCGATCAGCACCTGGCCAGGCTGTTCCGCTCGGCCCGCGCGATCGGGCTGACGATCCCCATCGGCGAGCGGGACTGGCCGACGATTTTGAACGAGGCGATCCGTCGCAACGGCCTGCAAGACGCGCACGTCCGCATCACCGTCTCGCGCGGCGAAGGGGAGATCGGCCTGGACCCGGCGCTCTGTCCCCATCCGACGGTGGTCGTCATCGCCAAACCCCTGCCGACTTACCCGGCCCGCTTCTACGAAGAGGGCGTCGAGCTGGCCATCGCGTCGGTCCGCCGGAACCCGGCCGCGGCCCTGCCGCCCCAGATCAAGTCCCTGAACTTCCTGAACAACATCCTGGCCAAGCGGGAGGCGACGCGGTCCGGGGCCTTCGACGCCTTGATGCTGAACGTCGAGGGCCACCTGGCGGAATGTACGACCAGCAACCTGTTCTTCGTTCGGGACGGCCGGCTCTGCACCCCCGCCGGGGACTGCGGCATCCTGGACGGAATCACCAGGGAAGTGGTCCTGCTGCTGGCCCGCGAGAACGGGATGCCGACGGAAGAAGGCCGGTACCCGGCCGAGGCCCTCGGCCGGGCGCAGGAATGTTTCCTGACCAATACCTCGATGGAGATCATGCCGGTCCGGGCGATCAACCGGCATCCGGTCGGATCGGGCAAGCCGGGCCCGCTGACCCTCGGCCTCCGCTCCCTGTTCCGCGCCAACGTTTCGCGCTTTCTCAGCCCCGCTTAG
- the larE gene encoding ATP-dependent sacrificial sulfur transferase LarE, whose amino-acid sequence MLATKHQRLRQLVREMGSVLVAYSGGIDSTLVLKVAHGVLGPRAVAVTAVSPTFPQLELDAAKRVAAEIGARHLIIETDQLQIPDFVRNDATRCYHCKTDLYEGLEKLRRDLGLEGIADGTNLDDLGDERPGLVAARERGVRSPLVEAALSKADVRNLARDLGLPNWDKPAAACLSSRIVRGLPITKEKLTRVEQAEEVLYREGFRLVRVRDRGDAARIEVASDEIPRLTEEDRGARVSARLKELGFRSVTVDPEGYRRGGGNS is encoded by the coding sequence ATGCTCGCGACGAAACACCAGCGGCTCCGGCAACTCGTGCGGGAGATGGGCTCGGTCCTCGTAGCCTACTCGGGCGGGATTGACAGCACGCTGGTCCTCAAGGTCGCGCACGGGGTGCTGGGGCCGCGGGCCGTCGCCGTCACGGCCGTGTCCCCCACGTTCCCCCAACTCGAGTTGGACGCAGCCAAGCGGGTGGCCGCCGAGATCGGCGCGCGCCACCTGATCATCGAGACGGATCAACTGCAGATCCCCGACTTCGTCCGCAACGACGCGACCCGCTGCTACCATTGCAAGACGGACCTCTACGAAGGGTTGGAGAAGCTGCGGCGGGACCTGGGTCTGGAGGGGATCGCGGACGGCACCAACCTGGACGATCTGGGCGACGAGCGCCCGGGCCTGGTGGCGGCCAGGGAACGCGGGGTCCGGAGCCCGCTCGTGGAGGCGGCCCTGTCCAAGGCGGACGTCCGGAACCTGGCCAGAGACCTCGGCCTGCCGAACTGGGACAAGCCGGCCGCCGCCTGCCTCTCGTCGCGGATCGTGCGCGGCCTCCCGATCACGAAGGAGAAGCTGACCAGGGTCGAGCAGGCGGAGGAAGTCCTGTACCGGGAGGGATTCCGGCTGGTCCGGGTGCGGGACCGCGGAGACGCGGCTCGGATCGAAGTGGCGAGCGACGAGATCCCGAGGCTGACCGAGGAGGATCGCGGCGCCCGCGTCAGCGCCAGGCTCAAGGAGCTGGGCTTTCGATCCGTGACGGTGGACCCGGAAGGATACCGACGCGGCGGGGGGAACTCGTGA
- a CDS encoding anthranilate synthase component I family protein: MPWSPRSCLWYNERMIRPSRARFLRAERPEPLAVALPLPEADAFELHGRIAAPGRPSFLLESGKGSGPIARYSFLGSDPYLVLTGKDDRYEVRRHDEPTRHKGDPFDALASLLRASRMPRPEGLPPFFGGAVGYLSYDLIRRFEHLPERARDDLAAPDLSFGFYDLVAALDHRERTLHVMFAPPLGRLLGEPREKLYREGCDRLAEFEARLTAPRPAFVPATAPTPLTIEPDQSREAYMDRVRQCQEFIRAGDIYQANLSHRFTMGLSPADGSPPRESASSLYARLRLVNPSPFSALLLFEDLCLVGCSPERLVRLEGRRVDTRPIAGTRPRGRSLPEDRRLAEELLTNEKERAEHLMLLDLERNDLGRVCRYGTVRVDEFMVLERYSHVSHIVSNVTGALRDGLDGFDLIRAVFPGGTITGVPKIRCMEIIEELEPVRRGPYTGSLGYLGWSGDLDLNIVIRTLVLAGSRGSLQVGAGIVADSDPAREYDETLYKAEALLKALRES, translated from the coding sequence ATGCCCTGGTCTCCCCGATCCTGCCTGTGGTACAACGAGCGCATGATTCGCCCGTCGCGCGCCAGATTCCTCCGGGCGGAGCGGCCCGAGCCGCTGGCCGTCGCTTTGCCGCTGCCGGAAGCCGACGCCTTCGAGCTCCACGGGAGAATTGCCGCACCGGGCCGGCCCTCGTTCCTGCTCGAGAGCGGGAAGGGCAGCGGGCCGATCGCGCGCTATTCGTTTCTGGGGAGCGATCCCTACCTCGTCTTGACCGGAAAGGACGACCGCTACGAAGTACGGCGCCACGACGAGCCGACCCGGCACAAAGGCGATCCGTTCGACGCCCTCGCGTCGCTCCTGCGGGCCTCGCGGATGCCCAGGCCCGAGGGTCTGCCCCCCTTCTTCGGCGGGGCGGTGGGCTACCTGAGCTACGACCTGATCCGGCGTTTCGAGCACCTGCCCGAGCGGGCCCGCGACGACCTCGCCGCGCCGGACCTGTCCTTCGGGTTCTATGATCTCGTCGCCGCGCTGGACCACCGGGAGCGCACGCTCCATGTGATGTTTGCCCCGCCGCTCGGCCGGCTGCTCGGCGAGCCGCGGGAGAAGCTCTATCGGGAGGGGTGCGACCGCCTGGCCGAGTTCGAAGCCAGGCTCACCGCGCCCAGACCGGCCTTCGTTCCTGCTACGGCTCCGACTCCCCTGACCATCGAGCCCGACCAGTCGCGCGAGGCCTACATGGATCGGGTGCGTCAGTGCCAGGAGTTCATTCGCGCCGGCGACATCTACCAGGCCAACCTCTCGCACCGCTTCACCATGGGCCTAAGCCCAGCCGACGGTTCTCCTCCTCGTGAGTCGGCCTCCTCGCTCTACGCCCGGCTCAGGCTCGTGAATCCCTCCCCCTTCTCAGCCCTGTTGCTGTTTGAGGACCTCTGTCTGGTGGGCTGTTCTCCGGAGCGCCTGGTCCGCCTGGAAGGCCGGCGGGTGGACACGCGCCCGATCGCCGGCACCAGGCCGCGCGGGCGGAGCCTGCCGGAGGACCGGCGGCTGGCGGAGGAGTTGCTGACCAACGAGAAGGAACGGGCGGAGCATTTGATGCTGCTGGACCTCGAACGGAACGACCTGGGGCGCGTCTGCCGTTACGGGACGGTCCGTGTGGACGAATTCATGGTCCTCGAGCGGTATTCGCACGTGAGCCACATCGTGTCCAACGTGACGGGCGCCTTGCGCGACGGGCTCGACGGGTTCGACCTGATCCGGGCCGTGTTTCCCGGCGGAACGATCACCGGCGTGCCGAAGATCCGCTGCATGGAGATCATCGAGGAGCTGGAGCCGGTCCGGCGCGGGCCCTACACCGGTTCGCTCGGGTACCTGGGCTGGTCCGGCGACCTGGACCTGAACATCGTCATCCGGACGCTGGTGCTGGCCGGCAGCCGCGGGTCCCTGCAGGTCGGCGCCGGGATCGTCGCGGACTCCGACCCGGCCCGCGAATATGACGAGACGCTCTACAAAGCCGAAGCGCTCCTGAAGGCATTGAGAGAAAGTTAG